The window GTATAGCAAGTCACAATTTCTAGCTGTCACAGTAGTAAGCTGTCATGTATTGCAACTGGTAAATCTAGGGCCAGACTGAAGCAGGTAAAAAAGCACAGGTAATTGGCACGATTAAGTAGTCCAGAATTCTATACTATCTCCTTCTGTTGCATCAGTACCTTTACTTCAGATTAAGTTTATGGTGTCATAGAAGGATTTCTAGAAGTGGCTTGATTCTATGTCTTGATGCAAGCTGAAAAATGGACAACTGCTGCATTCTTGCCCACTCAAATGACTCTACTGGAAACTGGCAAAGGAAAATTCTATTACTGGGAAAAGCCATAAATATTTCACTCAATTATCAAATTTGGGATGGAAAATTGGTCCTAAGTAAGAATAAATACGAATTCCTAGACAGTGAAAAATAGTTTTGCTGGTTTGGTAGAGGTCTTAAAAGATCAAAATTGGAAAAATGAGGATAGCTCTAGGTGAGTAGGCACAAAGTGTGTGGATTTTTGTATCTCACATCAGTGTCCACCTGAGACCAAAGCCATGGAATCCCTTTTATTAAGGTTAGTCTCCtaagtgctgctgctgctcctgaaCACTTGATTAGCACAAGGGACTGATCCTGATAACCTGATATAATGTCATTCCCCAGTGAGACCACATCAAGTGGTGGCAAGTCAATTATATCAGTGATTTGTCCTtactgggatcgaatcctactcCATCAGTATATTTGGCTATAGCTTAAATTTTTGCTTGTAATGTGAATGGAAACCATCCTTCACTGtattttgtttgtaattttataaaattttgctcattaggggcacctggttggctcagtcagtagagcatgtgattctcaatcttgaggtcatgagttcaagcccaacttTGGGCATGGacccagggggagggagggagggggagacagagagagagagagagagaaagagagagagagagaaagttttgctcattaaatgtatttttctaatttttttgaagatcaCACTTTTGACAAATATTGAAGATGTAAAAgcacaaaaagtaaaattttaaaacaagtatttcCTTAACTTcctattatatataaagtatatttggCCAtagcttaaatttttaaaaatatttacagattcaCTTTAAGTCCCTTTTATCATATcttgatatatttctttatacatacctgttccttttgttttatttcagtttagaATTTGTATTACTCAccagtatattttaaaactgtttttcataAGTTTGTCCAGATTCTTTTTGGTTTCTAAAAATGTACATGTAATAATTTTATCAATTTCCAATTACTTTCTCTTGACATGTTTTATAATCTGATGTAAATTCATAtgcaaaatttaatataaaaaataattttaatcatcGAATATATCCATCagattaaaaatttatatgctaCACTCTCAAATTCATAGATATGTCATTTGTCTCATATTATCTCTTTCAATCAATGCTGCAGTATCACTCACTGTTCATTCATTGTTAGGTACGTGAACACTTTattagagtatatatatatgcacacacaaagcatatatatatggaaacttattttcaatttccttctGTAAAGATGACTATTTGGAACCGCCATCTAAATCACCTTTGAAGAGCTACAAAACTTATGTAAAATAGAGTTGGAAAGACTGTTGACGTACgtttaagaagaaatagatttgTCACGGAAAAGAAATGAGAGCACCTTCAAGTATCTGCAAAACCAACATGTTGAAGTGAGAATACATTTTTTCTATTGAACTACTAATAGTAGAACCAGTTGTGCAATTTAACAATAGATGGAACTATCTTGGGAAGTAGTGAGTTCCACGTGATGGGAGGAACCACTCTGAGGCTAGGTGATCGTTTGTAAGATTGATTATTTTAACAGAAATCAGTGGTTGAAAAAGTATTTGCTGACTGGAAGTCAGTGAAAATCtaataatattttgcttttctatgtGCCAACtggttggcaaaaaaaaaatttttcctattctgttcctgGAAAGGTAATTTTGCAAAACTTAATTACTCCCACTGCAGAATGACATCAGATCTCCAGTGAGTGATTTCTCACTTCTCCAATGAACTCTATTTCCTAGAATAAGGATGGAGGCTTTATATTACCTTACCTTAGGATACTATTACTGTATAgtcaggagcagaggaggagcctCGCTACCTCAGGGCACAACCTGAGGGGCTTGCTTCTGCACAGCTTAGTGCAGAGAACAAGTTAAAATGCATTGTCGAGActataacacaaatattttaggTATGAAGACTCATAGCAAAGATGGGAAGCTTAGAAACTAACAGTGGGACAccatatttggagaaaataaggaagaactaAAGGACTgggaaaaatcattaaaagtataaatattacACATGATTTCATCACTGTGTTTGGACTAGATAATTTGTAAATTGTCTTCTAGATGCAAAATCAGCAACCAGAAGATTTCAAAGGAAAGGTCACTGTTCTCTCAGTCAAACTGGAAACTCCACCTAAAAGAGGCAAATTCTTGCTCTCCACTTCTCCATTTTCCACTATACTGGTTTATGGTAGCTCTGCATATGATAAACAAAGGGAAGTATGCTACAACAATTATCTGtcccttctttgcttcttttgtgCTTTCCATTCAGAGAATATTTAGCCATTtgttagcaaatatttgttgaatttccCTGGAATGAAGAAGGAGTAGCTACAGAAAGTAAATCAAGAAGGATATCTTTGACTGTTTTTTTACTGCTAGGCTTATAGGTAATCAACTTCAAAAgataatataatgaaaagaaaaattatgcctGTTTATGGTTTTGGAGTTCTATCAAGATATTTTAGATGGGTACTGATGTAACATCAACTTCTATATATCAGACTTGGTCTTACATTAGAATGAAGAAATTCTCTTATAGTATAttttatgatctgaaaatatttgtatctCTGGAATTTTCTGGTGATAAAAACATGAATGTCTCATCAATGGAAAAGCTTCTGGGTGTCTGTGCATAGATAGCCCAAGAAATGTTGAGTGACTTGTGTAAACTTCAGATATTTCCATAATATAACTGCCTCTGCATTTagaattttagagatgagaacaGCCTTAAAGAAATAATCTACTTCTATTTTCTAAGGTCAGTCACATAACTACTAAGTGGCATATATTAGGTATCTTTTCTAATGTGTACCTAtcttaattaataaaaagaaaatgagatataatGTTGAACCTGGTCTACTTAGATTTAGAAATCATGGGAAATCATTGTGGAAAggattttctaattgttttatatattttgaaaaatgaagactAACAAACTATCATTCATTAGGTATTAGAAGGATGGAATTTgtagaaagttttattttcagagtatcttttttttttccaaaaataaagatctttaaaaactctATTAGTACCATTAATTTTATCTAACATGTTTTAATCATTatgctttctctttcccttcttcctcctcctcctttttgtcCCTCTTACTCTTTAATGTCATCTTACTAAGTTACCATAGTAGTTGGTATCCTTTACACAATGAATTGAACACTGAAAGAAATCCCTCATGTCAACCTCTTAGATTTGAGATTttaatcttatctttttaaaaatgaataactgTAGGTTCTTTAGGATTTTAGATCTTAGAAATAGgaatctttttcctttcaatgtttatttgcctccttctctcccctttgcATTATAAATATGTGATCAGAAATGCTAGCATTGGCTCAACTCTTTCAAATAGAGATAAGAATCCTATACGAGAAACTCATATGGAAGTCAGTCCATGTCTTATTGATCTGTTTATATTCTTCAGTCATTTACATTTTGGCCTTCTTCTTAAAACTACATATCATAATTCAAATGCAAAGATGGAAATTATTGAAAGGGTAAGACTTAGTGCTTCGACAATCATAATGAAAGCTTAtaacagtttaaatatttttaattgatttatgttTACCTGTACAATTTTGCTTTTaaagctttaaatatttatattagttatatatgtCATGGACAAACACAGAATACAAAACTTGAATCagtataatgataaataaatacctaCTGTGTATTGTTAGGTACATAGGACTAAAGTCAAAAATGATTCCTGAACCCCCAGATGTTATATAGAATTttcttctgggggatccctgggtggcgcagcggtttggcgcctgcctttggcccagggcgcgatcctggagacccgggatcgagtcccacatcgggctcccggtgcatggagcctgcttctccctctgcctgtgtctctgcctctctctctctcactgtgtgcctatcataaataaattaaaaaaaatgtttaaaaaaagaattttcttctggGATCAAGTGGCCACATGGTGtccaatgacaaaaaaaaaaaattcaaggggcAATTTAAACACTAAACTTTACTCTTCTGAAAATCTATTATGCATGCAGAAGGCATCATGTATAGTTATATGGATTATTTCCAAAAGGATGAGTTATGAAAGGTGACACAGATTTTGATAAATCCAGGTGTGTCAGGTGTGTTTAGGAAGAGACAAAAGGCAGAgtcagaaaacactgaaaaaaacacACTGGTGGTTCATTCGAAATTGATCTTTATGTGACAGAAGGTGGACTCTGATAAACTAGTgttaaatagatgaaaaaaacactcttgatttttaaagaaactttcaaAGTATCAACATTGCCTCCTATTTTCATAATGTGGCAAACTGCTTCCACTAAGCTTCTTAAAACATTGTCAAGCACTTTATGATTTTCAATTTCAAGAATATTGCTGCAGTCCACTTAGCCATCCTTTCAAGGTGTTAATTACAACTGTGTTTTGCTCCTGAGCTATCATTTCCATCTTTGATTTGATTGGTCCTTAGCATACCTTTCTCCAGCAAGGCTATTCAATTCATGGCATCATGAAAATGACTTTCATACTTTtacctttgtatttttcttcctgatattCCCTTTGCTTGAAATAGGCTTTTCCTTCAGTTTTGGCTGGCAAATTCCAGACTTTTAAGTTTGGACACCTTACTTCACCATTTAGAAGTAATTTCTTTCATCTTACTAATATTGTAATATTAATGTATCGcttacatttgtttgttttgcatttaattttttattttctaatacatGTATCTTATTTACTGAATTATGATAGTATCCATAGCATCCCCCAATTCCCATACTTCTACTTTCCACAGCAGTCCAGATGTTAGTCAATTGATTATacaatttcattaaattaaattgacCTTTAGTTGAAATCTTATCatatttcttttgcatatatactAGATATAGTACCACCATTGTGatctttcctgattttcttttacttaggTAACAGGAGACTGGCTCCATGGCTCATACAAATGAATCAGTGGTGTCTGAGTTTGTGCTTCTGGGACTTTCTAATTCTTGGGaacttcagcttttcttttttgccatcttCTCTTTAGTGTATGTGACATCAGTGCTGGGCAACATTATGATCATTGTTATAATTTCCTCTGATTCCCATTTGAACTCTCCTTTGTATTTTCTGCTCGGTAACCTTTCTTTCATTGATATCTGCCAATCTAATTTTGCCACCCCCAAGATGCTTATGGACTTCTTTGTTGAACACAAGACTATCTCTTTTGAGGGCTGTATGGCCCAGATATTCCTTCTTCATAGTTTTGTTGGGAGTGAGATGCTGCTGCTTGTTGCTATGGCATATGATAGATTTATAGCCATCTGTAAGCCCCTACACTATAGCACAATTATGAATCGGAGCCTATgtataatttttgtgtttatttcctgGGCTGTGGGTATTCTTCATTCTATAAGTCACTTGGCTTTTACAGTGGATCTGCCATTCTGTGGCCCCAATGAGGTAAATAGCTTCTTTTGTGACCTTCC of the Canis lupus familiaris isolate Mischka breed German Shepherd chromosome 30, alternate assembly UU_Cfam_GSD_1.0, whole genome shotgun sequence genome contains:
- the OR4K1 gene encoding olfactory receptor family 4 subfamily K member 1 (The RefSeq protein has 1 substitution compared to this genomic sequence), translated to MAHTNESVVSEFVLLGLSNSWELQLFFFAIFSLVYVTSVLGNIMIIVIISSDSHLNSPMYFLLGNLSFIDICQSNFATPKMLMDFFVEHKTISFEGCMAQIFLLHSFVGSEMLLLVAMAYDRFIAICKPLHYSTIMNRSLCIIFVFISWAVGILHSISHLAFTVDLPFCGPNEVNSFFCDLPLVIELACMDTYEMEIMTLTNSGLISLGCFLALVISYTIILITVRHRSSSGSSKALSTLTAHITVVILFFGPCIYFYIWPFSRLSVDKFLSVFYTVCTPLLNPIIYSLRNEDVKSAMRRLRNHHVNSWKN